Below is a genomic region from Rosa chinensis cultivar Old Blush chromosome 5, RchiOBHm-V2, whole genome shotgun sequence.
TTACTCTCTGGCACCTCGTACAAAAGGCGGTGAGCAATCTCCAAAAACCCATGTTTGGCATATCCCACTATCATTGTAGTCCATGAGACGATGGTTTTCTGTTTCATGTTGTCAAATACTGCTCGAGCTGCCTCAAGATTCCCACACTTGGCGTACATGTCCATAAGTGCATTGGCAAGAGGAGGAGTCAAGCCTAGCCCAATCTCTCGTATCAACCCATGAAATTTCCTCCCGAGACTCAAGTCCTCAAGTTGGGCACACGAAGAAACCACCCCAATCATTGTCACTTGATCCGGCTCAACTCTCTCCACCTCCATTTCCTCATAAACCCGCAATGCCTCACGTGCCAACCCACTTCGCACATAACCATGAATCAGAGAATTCcaagacaccaagtctctcacAGAACTTTCGTCGAACACCTTACGTGCATCCCCTAATTCTCTGCATGAAACAAACATATGAATCGCCGCATTGCGAACAAATCTATCAGAATCCAATCCCACTTGGAACACATGGCCAAGAACCACACGCCCCATCAAATTGAATGACAAATTAGAGCAGATTCCTAGCAGTAATGGGTAAGTATAATTATCCGGTCTCGACCCACCATTTCTCAACATTTCCCTATACATTACAACTGCTCCTCTCGGATTTTCGGTCTCCGAAAACCCTCGGATGACCACATTCCAAGAGAAGGCATTTTGGTCGTGCACATTGTGCAGGATCTTGGTGGCATAGTGAAGATTTCGGCACTCCGAAAGCGCACAGAAGGCAATGAGGCGACTAGAAGCGAACCCGTCTGAGATGAAGCCGGTAATGATCATTTGGGTTTGGATTTGCTTCAACTGGGGCATGGATTTGCAGGTTTCTAATAGGGAGAGAAGTGGGTTTGCTTGAACAAATTTGTGGGTGGTGGTGTTCCAATTGGTGGGCTTGTGTCTGTGAgctgagagagaaaggagacgGTGAGAAACCGGGTTTGGAAACAAACGTTGAGGTCTGAGGCTCAGCATGGTGTGGTTGACGCGTACACATTTGCACAACTTTGGTTAATTTCGTCGCAATAGGAATAAACCTCCCTAAAGTTTACCCATGTCTTTGGTTTTTTTTGTGAAAGGTATTCATTAAATTTAAagagtaaaaaataaataattgttgtagagaaactgaatttgagaggaatttgctgtctattttcattgataataggggcctctttatatagaggattacaatgcatagaatctcaatcatacaaggaaagtaattctacattgattaggattctagatccttctaattaaatcctattaccactaggttaagtaacctagagtttgggctaaacacaaattaggttttccttcaacactcccccttgtgttgcccaaacgcggtgcttctctcgttgcctcattaaaaaccttgccgagtaacaaaaacccagtgagacaaaaataacctcggtcgaaggggaaaagagcacaacacacccttcacgattcgagacgaacatgtagacatctccccctgatgtctgcacctccccctgatgactacgatcatgggagttcagataatttccgcaagccaattcttgccacatgtttctcgaacgtggtatttgggcaatgacttagtaaacaagtctgcctcactgtcctcagatcgaacctagttcacattgatctcgaggagtgtctgttgttgctgattatgcttggtgttgtcgcttttgatgtagccttgcctcatttgttcaaaacaagtagcattatcctaaatgctcgtaggctcatctgtggtagacttcaaaccacaattgttcgaacatgcgtaattatggatccaatccatatacattcacgaaccacttcgtgaagagcaatgatctctgcattgttcgaagatatagcgactagggtctattatgtagacctccaagatgtcacggtcttttcccatggtgaacacttaaccggattgggaatgaccatcgTGTGAGTTAgacagatacccaacatcagcaaaaccttccaaaacacatgtcgttttggaatggggatagagaacgcaggccagcgttggcggcgtttctggtgtgtgatgggtccgaatccatcatctctttgtagggatagaacaagcccatatcaatcgtacatctcaagtatcgaaagatatcttttacaccaatccaatggcgtcgcgttggcgcagagctatatctagctaacaagttcacaacatatgagatgtccggtcttgtgcattgagataagtacaataatgcgcctattgtactaagtaaggcacttttgcctctagcacatcttcgtcatcatcctttcgacgaagaggatccttttcaggatcaagactatggacgatcatgggggtgcttgaagacttgaccttgtcaaaatgcctaagcatctatcgacacgatgctcaagttccaaaccgagacataatcgtgttctcccaaaatccttcatctcaaactcagatttcaagtgttcagcggtttcccttaactctttaagggcttctaatgaagatcatgtctaacatgaaccgcgatagaatctgaaacttgtcatagaaacgcgtgggcatatcccttcccaatcaagtagtcactttagtgagcgtttcaacctctttgtaaacgcgctccatggtctagagccacttgacttgggtaaatgaagttcaccataaaccttcatgtatattccgtatctagatccctatag
It encodes:
- the LOC112202615 gene encoding pentatricopeptide repeat-containing protein At2g22410, mitochondrial; translated protein: MLSLRPQRLFPNPVSHRLLSLSAHRHKPTNWNTTTHKFVQANPLLSLLETCKSMPQLKQIQTQMIITGFISDGFASSRLIAFCALSECRNLHYATKILHNVHDQNAFSWNVVIRGFSETENPRGAVVMYREMLRNGGSRPDNYTYPLLLGICSNLSFNLMGRVVLGHVFQVGLDSDRFVRNAAIHMFVSCRELGDARKVFDESSVRDLVSWNSLIHGYVRSGLAREALRVYEEMEVERVEPDQVTMIGVVSSCAQLEDLSLGRKFHGLIREIGLGLTPPLANALMDMYAKCGNLEAARAVFDNMKQKTIVSWTTMIVGYAKHGFLEIAHRLLYEVPESNVVPWNAMIGAYVQARRSKEALALFHEMQSRNISPDEITMVCCLSACSQLGAVDVGIWIHHYIEKHDLSLNVALGTALVDMYAKCGNITKALNIFSDMPGKNCFTWTSIICGLALNGHAHDAISYFEEMIDTGLKPDEITFLGVLSACCHGGLVEEGRKYFSLMNTKFNICPKLKHYSCMVDLLGRAGLLQEAADLINSMPIEADAVVWGALFFACYIHKSVLMGERAATKLLELESHDSGIYVLLAKMYRESNMWEKAEQAKKMMKERGLEKTPGCSSIEVSGSVCEFIVRDKSHPHSKQIYDCLFQLTKQMDPMGGMSEVPALWDDSLLGDEFR